In Ostrea edulis chromosome 4, xbOstEdul1.1, whole genome shotgun sequence, a single window of DNA contains:
- the LOC125668960 gene encoding uncharacterized protein LOC125668960, translated as MGRLAVLSCFLLIFLVSESTCISLFKSRSSLDLRKTRQFRESLLRDLAIVNAADKRDNSKSGTSPPPPPTSKKPANKRDNSESGTSPPPSPPPGKDIWYFMNITKEAFINEHKNNLTSAVRGKISNEMEQEVSYLKMSMEYLARLLSCIALSGDDQKRSADSGNGTLPTDTTNGTLPEVESQINVDEKTLVDLFHSLGIREAGLQNARDYRPPKFLMDCMSSNIIMDVGNSDFDQTQRFLVCARLGMVKTTRKMAMYDKDPLDSFVNKFEEFLKGTVSFVHLYLTWKSKVVKDPLDDMLSRMLSENEMNEFKRILEDYIAASRK; from the exons ATGGGGAGATTAGCGGTGTTGTCCTGCTTCCTTCTGATTTTTCTTGTCAGTGAGTCAACATGTATCTCACTGTTCAAGTCACGGAGTTCTTTGGATCTGCGGAAAACTAGGCAGTTCAGGGAGTCACTTCTTCGGGACTTGGCCATTGTAAAT GCCGCTGATAAACGGGACAACTCAAAGTCAGGGACGTCACCCCCACCACCCCCGACCTCAAAAAAG CCCGCGAATAAACGGGACAACTCAGAATCAGGAACATCACCACCGCCTTCCCCACCCCCAGGCAAG GATATATGGTACTTTATGAATATTACGAAGGAGGCGTTTATCAATG AACACAAGAATAATCTGACGTCAGCAGTGAGGGGTAAAATTTCCAATGAAATGGAGCAAGAGGTTTCCTATCTGAAGATGTCCATGGAGTATTTGGCTAGGC TTCTGTCATGCATTGCCCTGTCGGGGGATGACCAAAAGAGGTCCGCGGACTCTGGCAACGGAACACTGCCCACAGACACAACCAACGGAACGCTGCCTGAGGTGGAATCACAAATAAATGTGGATGAGAAGACGCTGGTGGATCTCTTTCATTCTCTTGGTATCCGCGAAGCAGGACTTC AAAACGCACGTGACTATCGCCCACCAAAGTTCCTGATGGACTGCATGTCAA GCAACATAATAATGGACGTTGGTAACAGTGACTTTGATCAAACCCAAAGATTTTTGGTGTGTGCAAGACTCGGTATGGTGAAGACTACTAGGAAAATGGCAATGTATG ataaggACCCTCTTGATAGTTTTGTCAACAAATTCGAGGAGTTTCTAAAGGGGACGGTCTCGTTTGTACACCTTTACCTTACATGGAAATCAA AAGTGGTCAAAGATCCACTGGATGATATGTTATCACGCATGCTGAGTGAAAACG AAATGAACGAGTTCAAAAGAATACTGGAGGACTACATTGCTGCATCAAGAAAGTAA